In one Zobellia galactanivorans genomic region, the following are encoded:
- a CDS encoding sulfatase-like hydrolase/transferase yields MKHFNKLRSITSLGILVIIASCNLTAQTTVDATSDTYQKPNIIFILTDDLGYGDLGVFFQKQRADKEGKHSPQEFTPNLDRMANEGALLPQHYSAAPVCAPSRASLLLGQSQGHSNIRDNQFDKALAYNHTLGSVLQGANYKTAAIGKWGLQGKGKAPNWPAHPLNQGFDYYLGYMRHGDGHEHYPKEGIYRGTKEVYENRTNITPDLDKCYTADLWTAAAKKWIVDHKRGEEKDRPFFMYLAYDTPHAVLELPTQAYPKGGGLNGGLQWLGEPGKMINTASGEVDSWIHPDYADATYIPENGKKPVPWTDVYKRYATDTRRIDSAVGDILQLLKDLKIDDNTLVIFTSDNGPSVESYLKDQPIVPTFFGSYGPFTGIKRDCWEGGLRMPTIARWPEAIKPGTVVSSPSISYDWMPTFSEMAGLPAPAVSNGTSLLPSLTGKGKQSPSTIYVEYFEGGKTPGYDDFSADLKSRCRNQMQMIRKGDYVGVRYDIQSEKDDFEIYNVIDDMSQSVNLGESANFTALQEEMKANVLQRRMPNATAARPYDQALVPGVVEKEVKEGIAWKSYEGKFRWVPSVESLTPNETGVSAHINSEIRTSGNSSILYFEGYIEVPVDGDYTFYLRANAGGVLRIHESTVIDADFGYIKNSNMSGQYRLKAGLHPVKFYLKNGKKASPQFKLEWSGPSFAKEAISESVLFH; encoded by the coding sequence ATGAAGCATTTCAATAAGTTACGGTCCATCACTAGTCTTGGGATTTTAGTTATAATAGCTAGTTGTAATTTAACTGCCCAAACCACGGTAGATGCTACTTCTGACACTTATCAAAAACCCAATATCATATTCATCTTAACGGATGATTTGGGTTATGGCGATTTGGGAGTCTTCTTTCAAAAGCAAAGAGCTGATAAAGAGGGGAAGCATTCCCCACAGGAATTTACGCCCAATTTAGACCGTATGGCCAATGAAGGCGCCTTATTGCCGCAACATTATTCCGCCGCACCGGTTTGTGCCCCGTCAAGGGCATCGCTACTATTGGGGCAAAGCCAAGGACATTCCAATATAAGGGACAATCAGTTTGATAAGGCTTTGGCCTATAACCATACCTTGGGATCCGTTTTACAAGGGGCAAACTATAAGACCGCAGCTATAGGCAAATGGGGTTTGCAAGGAAAAGGAAAGGCCCCGAATTGGCCTGCCCACCCCCTAAACCAAGGCTTTGATTATTACTTAGGGTATATGAGGCATGGCGATGGGCATGAACATTACCCCAAGGAAGGGATATACCGTGGCACCAAAGAGGTTTACGAAAACCGGACCAACATAACCCCTGACCTCGACAAGTGTTATACCGCTGATTTATGGACTGCGGCCGCCAAAAAATGGATCGTAGACCATAAACGGGGAGAGGAAAAAGACAGGCCATTTTTTATGTATTTGGCCTATGACACACCGCATGCCGTTTTGGAGTTGCCTACACAGGCCTATCCCAAAGGAGGCGGACTTAACGGGGGGCTACAATGGCTTGGTGAACCGGGTAAAATGATAAATACCGCTAGTGGTGAAGTGGATTCGTGGATTCACCCCGATTATGCCGATGCTACTTACATTCCGGAGAACGGTAAAAAGCCGGTGCCGTGGACCGATGTTTACAAAAGGTATGCCACGGATACACGTAGGATTGACTCCGCCGTGGGCGATATTCTCCAACTTTTAAAAGACCTTAAAATTGATGATAATACCTTGGTCATATTTACTTCCGATAATGGGCCATCGGTAGAATCGTATTTGAAAGACCAGCCCATTGTACCTACTTTCTTTGGTAGTTACGGACCTTTTACCGGAATCAAAAGAGACTGTTGGGAGGGAGGACTGCGTATGCCGACCATTGCAAGATGGCCTGAAGCTATTAAACCGGGAACGGTTGTTTCCAGCCCTAGTATATCTTACGATTGGATGCCTACCTTTTCTGAAATGGCCGGTTTGCCGGCTCCGGCGGTTTCCAACGGAACCTCGTTGTTGCCTTCCCTAACAGGAAAAGGAAAGCAGTCACCCAGTACTATTTATGTCGAATATTTTGAAGGTGGAAAAACACCGGGCTATGATGATTTTAGCGCCGATTTGAAGAGCCGTTGTCGGAATCAAATGCAGATGATACGAAAAGGCGATTACGTGGGGGTTAGATATGATATTCAGTCGGAAAAGGATGACTTTGAGATCTATAATGTAATCGATGATATGAGCCAATCGGTAAACCTAGGCGAGTCTGCCAATTTTACGGCGCTTCAAGAAGAAATGAAAGCCAATGTTTTACAGCGACGAATGCCCAATGCTACTGCAGCTAGACCTTATGATCAAGCCTTGGTTCCGGGCGTTGTGGAAAAAGAGGTGAAAGAAGGCATTGCTTGGAAATCCTACGAAGGGAAATTCCGTTGGGTGCCATCTGTTGAATCCTTAACCCCAAATGAAACGGGGGTATCTGCCCATATAAATTCCGAAATTCGAACCTCGGGCAATAGTAGTATCCTTTATTTTGAAGGATATATAGAAGTGCCCGTGGATGGAGACTATACTTTTTATTTACGTGCCAATGCAGGAGGGGTATTGCGTATCCATGAATCTACCGTTATCGATGCCGATTTCGGATACATAAAGAATTCTAACATGAGCGGGCAATACAGGCTGAAGGCCGGGTTACACCCGGTTAAATTCTATTTAAAAAACGGTAAAAAGGCTAGTCCCCAATTCAAATTGGAATGGAGTGGGCCTTCTTTTGCCAAAGAAGCTATTTCCGAGTCGGTTCTGTTCCATTAA
- a CDS encoding arylsulfatase, whose protein sequence is MFQHSKVLILVLSHFCLYLQSQAPENPRPNVIMVMTDDQGFGDLGYYGNPHVKTPTIDAFARESVRFDEFIVSPVCAPTRAALMTGRHPLRTGVRDTYRGGAIMSTNEITLAEMLKQEGYATGMVGKWHLGDNYPSRPQDQGFDFTLRHLSGGIGQPGDWPNTAKRDSSYFNPVLWKNGEMFQSEGYCSDVFTDVAIDFIDQNKAKPFFLYLAYNAPHAPLQVPQKYYDLYKDIDPASGFENDNRPFPAMNEKTKEQARKVYAMVSNIDDNLKRLFQQLDDLKLSENTLVIFMTDNGPQHDRYIAGMRGRKSYVYEGGVRVPSFWRLPSKFMGNRDINTPAAHYDILPTLAELCRAKVPTDRKIDGTSLLGLLSGRDTTLENRSIVRSWVRGGPEKYNNISIRNKEFKLVGNCDGNASVEKFELYDLAQDPYELTNLATPKNKKSKELKTELDQWLDEMFAEPNFIKSHPAIIGTVHEPTTVLNLNDGEFTLDPNFNKEIVGWAITVAKQGNYTIKIHMGRKIGGDINLKLTIGSLKESLSFKNLSDDVLEVKNLKLSKGSYKLTPLLYNTSGYLKPFYIEITPSS, encoded by the coding sequence ATGTTTCAACATTCTAAAGTACTAATACTTGTCTTAAGTCATTTCTGTCTATACCTTCAATCCCAAGCACCGGAAAACCCGAGGCCCAATGTCATTATGGTCATGACCGACGATCAAGGTTTTGGTGATTTGGGCTATTATGGCAATCCGCATGTGAAAACCCCCACAATCGATGCTTTTGCCCGAGAAAGTGTTCGATTTGATGAATTTATAGTATCTCCCGTATGTGCTCCTACAAGAGCGGCACTAATGACCGGTAGACACCCCTTAAGAACAGGTGTAAGGGATACTTATAGAGGTGGGGCCATTATGTCTACAAATGAGATAACCCTCGCGGAAATGCTAAAACAGGAAGGCTATGCTACAGGTATGGTCGGCAAATGGCATTTGGGCGATAATTATCCCTCAAGACCCCAAGACCAAGGTTTTGATTTTACGTTACGTCATTTATCCGGTGGTATAGGTCAGCCGGGAGATTGGCCCAATACGGCAAAAAGAGACAGCAGTTATTTTAACCCCGTACTCTGGAAAAATGGAGAAATGTTTCAAAGTGAAGGCTATTGCTCCGACGTGTTTACCGATGTCGCCATTGATTTTATAGATCAAAACAAGGCCAAACCTTTCTTCCTTTACCTTGCCTACAACGCGCCACACGCCCCTCTGCAGGTTCCTCAAAAATATTACGATCTATATAAGGATATCGACCCTGCTTCCGGTTTTGAAAATGATAACAGACCTTTTCCTGCAATGAATGAAAAAACCAAGGAGCAAGCTAGAAAAGTCTATGCCATGGTATCCAATATAGATGACAACTTAAAGCGGCTTTTTCAGCAACTCGATGATTTAAAACTTAGCGAGAATACTTTAGTTATTTTTATGACGGACAATGGCCCTCAGCATGACCGGTACATTGCTGGCATGCGAGGCCGAAAATCCTATGTTTACGAAGGTGGTGTTCGCGTTCCGAGCTTTTGGCGTTTACCTTCAAAATTTATGGGCAATAGGGATATAAATACGCCTGCCGCCCATTATGATATCTTGCCGACATTGGCCGAGCTATGCCGGGCCAAGGTGCCTACAGACCGAAAAATAGACGGTACCAGTCTTCTTGGACTTTTATCCGGTCGTGATACTACTTTGGAAAATCGCTCCATCGTGCGAAGTTGGGTACGTGGTGGCCCCGAAAAATACAATAATATCTCCATTAGAAACAAGGAGTTCAAGCTCGTAGGCAATTGTGATGGGAACGCCTCCGTTGAGAAATTCGAACTATATGATTTGGCCCAAGACCCCTATGAACTGACGAATTTGGCAACTCCAAAAAACAAAAAATCCAAGGAGTTAAAAACCGAATTGGACCAGTGGCTGGATGAAATGTTTGCCGAGCCTAATTTTATCAAATCGCACCCTGCCATTATAGGTACGGTACACGAACCTACTACGGTTCTAAACCTCAATGACGGGGAATTTACCTTAGACCCCAATTTTAACAAGGAGATTGTAGGATGGGCGATTACCGTTGCAAAACAAGGAAACTACACCATCAAAATTCATATGGGCCGAAAAATAGGCGGTGACATAAACTTAAAATTGACCATAGGGTCCCTAAAAGAATCGCTAAGCTTTAAAAACCTTTCCGATGATGTGCTAGAAGTAAAAAACCTCAAGCTATCAAAAGGGAGTTACAAGCTAACCCCCTTACTTTACAATACCAGTGGTTACCTAAAACCTTTCTATATCGAAATAACACCAAGCAGCTAA
- a CDS encoding sulfatase family protein, whose product MPDNFIRSLFPFFSHLLWAGILISSISCNETKKAAPSDKGAIQKPNVLILLTDQWRAQATGYAGDPNAITPNLDVLASESLNFENAVSGTPVCTPFRASLLTGQRPLSNGVFMNDVQLDTNALTMAKIFNKNHYDTGYIGKWHLDGHGRLQNVPPGARRQGFDFWKANECTHDYNHSVYYDNLDPEQKIWEHYDTFDQTDAALNYIQTKNGDSSPFMMIVSYGTPHAPYHTAPEKYRKMFDPANIKLRENVPEEMQEKAKTDLAGYYAHIAAIDDMIGKITKKLKEEGQWENTLILFTSDHGDMLGSQGAYKKQQPYEESIRVPMLMKLPKDMNLAPAVKKTVINTEDILPTLLGLCDIDIPKSIEGMNFSSIIKNNEDDIDYAAEIRCIQPFGQWGRHRGGKEFRGLRTLRYTYARDLNGPWLLYDNQTDPFQQNNLIGQAEFSAIQERLDKTLTQRLNANNDAFLSGPEYIKKYGYHVDKNGMVPYTQ is encoded by the coding sequence ATGCCCGATAATTTTATAAGAAGTCTCTTCCCCTTTTTCTCCCATCTCCTATGGGCCGGTATTCTTATCTCAAGTATATCGTGCAATGAAACCAAAAAAGCGGCCCCTTCAGATAAAGGGGCTATTCAAAAGCCCAATGTCCTTATTCTTTTGACCGATCAATGGCGTGCCCAAGCTACAGGATATGCCGGTGACCCCAATGCCATTACCCCTAATTTAGATGTATTGGCTTCCGAGAGCCTAAACTTTGAAAATGCCGTATCGGGCACACCGGTATGTACCCCGTTTCGAGCATCACTATTGACCGGCCAACGGCCTTTGAGCAATGGCGTTTTTATGAACGATGTGCAATTGGATACCAATGCGCTGACCATGGCCAAAATATTCAACAAGAACCATTACGATACCGGATATATCGGCAAATGGCATTTAGACGGACACGGCAGGCTTCAAAATGTTCCTCCGGGAGCGAGAAGACAGGGCTTCGATTTTTGGAAGGCCAATGAATGCACCCATGATTACAATCATTCCGTTTACTATGACAATCTCGATCCCGAACAAAAAATCTGGGAACACTACGATACTTTTGACCAGACCGATGCGGCCCTAAATTATATCCAGACCAAAAATGGGGACTCATCACCTTTTATGATGATCGTTTCCTATGGCACGCCACATGCCCCCTACCATACCGCACCGGAGAAGTATAGAAAGATGTTCGACCCTGCAAACATCAAACTACGGGAAAACGTACCGGAAGAAATGCAGGAAAAGGCCAAAACCGATTTGGCCGGCTATTATGCCCATATTGCGGCCATAGATGATATGATCGGGAAAATCACCAAAAAACTCAAGGAAGAGGGACAATGGGAAAACACCTTGATACTCTTCACTTCCGACCATGGGGATATGCTAGGTTCACAAGGAGCCTACAAAAAGCAGCAACCCTATGAAGAATCTATTCGGGTACCCATGTTAATGAAATTACCTAAGGACATGAACCTGGCTCCCGCGGTCAAAAAAACAGTTATCAATACCGAAGATATTTTACCCACATTATTGGGCTTGTGCGATATTGACATACCCAAAAGCATAGAAGGCATGAACTTTAGTTCCATCATTAAAAACAATGAAGACGATATAGATTACGCAGCCGAAATAAGATGTATCCAACCTTTTGGACAATGGGGCAGACATAGAGGAGGCAAGGAGTTTAGGGGACTTAGAACCCTCAGGTACACCTATGCCCGAGATTTAAACGGGCCGTGGCTTTTATATGACAATCAAACGGATCCCTTTCAACAAAATAACCTTATCGGCCAAGCTGAGTTTAGCGCAATACAAGAAAGGCTTGACAAGACATTGACCCAAAGGTTGAATGCCAATAACGACGCGTTTCTTTCAGGACCTGAGTACATAAAAAAATACGGTTATCATGTAGACAAAAATGGAATGGTACCCTACACCCAATAA
- a CDS encoding sialate O-acetylesterase, which translates to MLKNSIVKKLLFLILLCVAPVAKAEIKLPALFGDHMVLQQQSNTSIWGSASPGHLVEIKTSWDDKTYKTHADLRGDWRLKIRTPAAGGPYSITISDERTLTLSDVLIGEVWLCSGQSNMFMTLKGNINQPVLGSNKAIATSTNPSLRFFTVERNASLKRLEDFNGEWQNSTPGTAANFSATAYYFGKMLQEVLQVPVGLISSSWGGTAIEPWISEDGLKEFDWVPEPGLDAKGKLSQKIPSALFNAMIHPIIGYTIKGAIWYQGESNRKHPKKYGQLLPGLIANWRKELGLGDFPFYYAQIAPYDYATPGINSALLREAQYNTLKLTENTGMVCLMDIGEKNCIHPSNKQVGGERFAYQALAQTYEIPGIAYSGPVLKEMTIEGPAVRLTFDHAQHGLNTFGKALTNFKIAGKNKRFYPAHATINWQGITLFSAFVKEPVAVRYAFDDFVEGELFNTEGLPASSFRTDDWEIE; encoded by the coding sequence ATGCTTAAAAATTCGATCGTAAAAAAGCTCTTATTTCTTATTCTCCTATGTGTGGCCCCTGTGGCCAAAGCCGAAATAAAATTACCTGCCCTTTTTGGGGACCATATGGTACTTCAGCAACAATCGAACACTTCCATTTGGGGTTCGGCTTCTCCGGGCCACCTTGTTGAAATAAAGACTTCTTGGGATGACAAGACCTATAAAACCCATGCCGACTTACGTGGGGACTGGCGATTGAAAATCCGAACCCCTGCTGCGGGAGGGCCTTATTCCATTACGATTTCCGATGAAAGAACATTGACCCTTTCAGATGTCCTTATCGGTGAAGTATGGCTTTGCTCCGGGCAATCAAACATGTTTATGACGCTTAAAGGTAATATCAACCAACCTGTTCTAGGCTCGAACAAAGCTATTGCGACCTCTACCAATCCCTCCTTACGTTTTTTTACCGTTGAGCGAAATGCCAGCTTAAAAAGATTGGAAGATTTTAATGGCGAGTGGCAAAATTCCACTCCAGGAACGGCCGCAAATTTTAGTGCCACGGCCTATTATTTCGGCAAAATGTTGCAAGAGGTTCTTCAGGTACCTGTAGGATTGATCAGTTCTAGCTGGGGCGGAACGGCCATAGAGCCTTGGATCAGTGAAGATGGCTTAAAAGAATTCGATTGGGTACCCGAACCGGGCTTGGACGCTAAAGGAAAGTTATCGCAGAAAATACCCTCTGCCCTGTTCAATGCCATGATCCATCCGATTATCGGCTATACCATAAAAGGGGCCATTTGGTACCAAGGGGAATCGAATAGAAAGCATCCTAAAAAATATGGGCAACTCTTACCCGGACTCATCGCGAATTGGCGTAAGGAATTGGGCCTAGGCGATTTTCCCTTTTACTATGCCCAAATTGCACCGTATGATTACGCTACACCCGGTATAAATTCGGCCTTGCTCAGAGAAGCCCAGTATAACACCTTAAAACTTACCGAAAACACGGGAATGGTCTGTTTAATGGATATTGGCGAGAAGAATTGCATTCACCCCTCTAATAAGCAAGTGGGCGGTGAACGTTTTGCCTATCAAGCCTTGGCACAGACCTACGAAATTCCGGGTATTGCCTACTCCGGTCCCGTTTTAAAGGAAATGACCATAGAAGGCCCAGCGGTAAGATTGACCTTTGATCACGCCCAACACGGTTTAAATACCTTTGGAAAAGCACTTACCAACTTTAAGATTGCCGGAAAAAACAAGCGTTTCTATCCGGCCCATGCCACTATCAACTGGCAAGGAATCACGCTGTTCTCTGCCTTCGTAAAAGAGCCCGTAGCCGTGCGCTATGCCTTTGATGACTTTGTTGAAGGGGAACTATTTAATACCGAAGGCCTACCCGCTTCTTCCTTTAGAACCGATGATTGGGAAATTGAATAA